In Microplitis mediator isolate UGA2020A chromosome 2, iyMicMedi2.1, whole genome shotgun sequence, a single window of DNA contains:
- the LOC130678503 gene encoding eukaryotic translation initiation factor 3 subunit B-like, translated as MAKKTLVDKNNQNDDPAQNNDEQMNEDEEPNFSDPEGYVDDISDEELLPDVLAQKPSETDGVESVIVVDGAPQVEPERLEKFNSLINKVFGKFGTIVNRFYPKNDNGITKGYFFLEYNSPLNAAAAVKATNNYKIDKHHTFKVNLFTDFKKYEEIPKDWEPPKPKPYSAAHDLHYYALEPDAYDQFGVLCGNGAAVSVQIWLNSAPDPTLIEERSRWTETYFKWSPLGTYLSTFHKPGVALWGGPKFEQQARFGQSGVECIDYSPCERYLVTYTPRMDGGPDQKRLVIWDILTGHEKRSFFPDGSSVWPIFRWSHDDKYLACMGEDILSVYETPSFGLLDKKSIRTPGIRDFSWSPTDNVLAYWVPEDKDVPARVTLLEIPSRNEIRNKNLFNVADCKIFWQKSGDYLCVKVDRFAKKKEKTEQKYTGMSYNFEIFHMREKQIPVDSVEMKEPIHAFAWEPVGSKFAIIHGEIPSVNVSFYEVRFGHQPALLKKLEKKACNHLFWSPAGQFIVLAGLTTMAGALEFIDTNDFTIMNSTDHYQTSDVEWDPTGRYVVTAVSNWKTNVDNGYWIWTFQGRILKRVNLNAFNQLLWRPRPPTLLTPEQIKEIKKNLKKYSAQFESKDRMRLTRASKELIEKRCALMKAFNEYREKRIAEWNAQKKRRMELRYNIDTDNLDSDTKNVEEEVVEFFVKEETFLVDDK; from the exons ATGGCGAAGAAGACGTtggttgataaaaataatcaaaatgatgaTCCAGCCCAAAATAATGACGAGCAAATGAATGAAGACGAAGAGCCAAACTTCAGTGATCCTGAGGGATACGTTGATGACATTAGCGATGAAg agCTTCTGCCGGATGTGTTGGCGCAAAAACCATCGGAGACTGACGGTGTCGAGTCGGTGATCGTCGTCGACGGCGCGCCCCAAGTCGAACCTGAACGTCTGGAAAAATTTAACTCACTTATTAACAAGGTCTTTGGAAAGTTTGGTACCATCGTTAATCGGTTCTACCCTAAAAATGACAATGGAATTACCAAAGG gtacttttttttagagtaCAATAGTCCATTGAATGCAGCAGCTGCGGTAAAAGCTACAAATAACTACAAGATTGACAAGCACCACACTTTCAAAGTCAATCTTTTCACCGATTTCAAGAAATACGAAGAAATACCGAAAGACTGGGAGCCTCCGAAGCCAAAACCTTACAGTGCAGCCCATGATTTGCACTACTACGCATTGGAACCTGACGCGTATGACCAATTTGGAGTTCTTTGTGGTAACGGTGCTGCAGTGTCAGTTCAAATTTGGCTGAACTCTGCGCCTGATCCAACTCTCATTGAAGAACGTTCGCGATGGACAGAAACTTACTTCAAGTGGTCGCCATTGGGAACTTACCTGTCGACCTTCCACAAACCCGGGGTTGCTCTCTGGGGCGGTCCTAAATTCGAACAGCAAGCGCGATTTGGACAGAGTGGAGTTGAGTGCATTGATTACTCGCCGTGCGAACGATATCTCGTTACTTATACACCGCGAATGGACGGTGGACCTGATCAAAAACGTCTTGTAATTTGGGACATCCTTACTGGGCATGAGAAACGTTCATTCTTTCCCGATGGATCATCCGTCTGGCCGATTTTCCGGTGGTCTCATGACGACAAGTACTTGGCTTGTATGGGTGAAGATATTTTGAGTGTCTATGAGACTCCGTCATTTGGACttttggataaaaaaagtataagaacTCCGGGAATACGTGACTTCAGTTGGTCACCGACTGATAATGTGCTCGCTTACTGGGTCCCAGAAGACAAAGATGTTCCTGCTCGTGTAACACTTTTGGAAATTCCTAGTCGTAatgaaataagaaataaaaatctatttaatGTGGCTGACTGCAAAATATTCTGGCAAAAATCTGGTGACTACTTGTGTGTCAAGGTCGACAGATTTGccaaaaaaaaggaaaaaacaGAGCAAAAGTACACGGGAATGTCGTacaactttgaaattttccatatGCGTGAAAAACAAATTCCTGTAGATAGTGTTGAGATGAAAGAGCCCATTCACGCGTTTGCTTGGGAACCAGTTGGCAGTAAATTTGCGATAATTCACGGTGAAATTCCAAGCGTCAATGTAAGCTTCTATGAAGTAAGATTCGGACATCAACCAGCGTTGCTAAAAAAACTTGAGAAAAAAGCGTGCAATCATTTGTTCTGGTCACCTGCTGGACAATTTATTGTCTTGGCTGGACTAACCACAATGGCTGGTGCTCTCGAGTTTATTGACACCAATGACTTCACTATTATGAACTCAACTGACCACTACCAAACCTCCGACGTCGAGTGGGATCCTACTGGCAGATACGTCGTCACGGCTGTGTCTAACTGGAAGACAAATGTCGATAATGGCTACTGGATTTGGACATTCCAGGGTCGTATTTTGAAGCGCGTTAATTTGAATGCCTTCAATCAATTGCTTTGGCGACCACGTCCACCAACTTTATTAACTCCTGAACAAATAAAGGAAATAAAGAAAAACCTTAAGAAATATTCAGCGCAATTTGAGAGCAAGGATAGAATGCGTTTGACACGTGCATCCAAGGAACTTATTGAGAAACGCTGTGCCTTGATGAAGGCATTCAATGAATACCGCGAGAAACGTATTGCAGAGTGGAACGCTCAAAAGAAACGTCGTATGGAGTTGAGATACAACATTGATACCGATAATTTAGATTCTGATACCAAGAATGTTGAAGAGGAAGtagttgaatttttcgtcaaagaAGAAACTTTCCTAGTTGATGAcaagtag